The Pricia mediterranea genome includes a window with the following:
- a CDS encoding RagB/SusD family nutrient uptake outer membrane protein, which yields MNTYRFSIKTIAIMTIVSCTLACSDFLDEEDASNFTTDTYFTSAEHAESAVNGIYEPLIPITNSGFGGGTWLMLEFATGLANTALGQATNIYLVKDLINNSDNGYGESFWNEYYTGISRANLAIEKIPEINMDETAKQNYLAEAKFFRAYYYFGLVRMFGNIPIITDPIDLNSEQLYPEQADPAAVYDLIIADLTEAENSSLPWRDEAGRVSMGAIKTLLADVYLTSAGYPLQQTENYQLAAAKAKEVIDSGEFRLFDSYDELHDPATKNTGEYIFMTQFAANIQSGNWQPAILPYNLGISAYSAQTGGIFSTNEFADSYEVGDKRAEEKQFYFTSYSLEADRSDSTNLGAPYIFKLFDIQANEESAQSDLNWGIYRYADVLLMYAEALNEAEGPTVEAYNAVNLIRQRAELNDLTGLSQDAFREAVRIEQVHELSFENKTWYDMARWRKAYDPETNELKDFVGHTFTYLPNKALTERELLFPIPTSEMQNNPNLVQNMGY from the coding sequence ATGAATACCTATAGATTTTCTATAAAAACTATCGCGATCATGACAATAGTGTCATGCACCTTGGCCTGTAGTGATTTTCTAGATGAAGAAGACGCCTCTAACTTTACTACCGACACCTATTTTACCAGTGCCGAACATGCAGAAAGTGCGGTCAATGGTATCTATGAACCACTGATCCCCATTACAAATAGTGGCTTTGGAGGGGGCACCTGGTTAATGCTCGAATTTGCAACTGGCTTGGCCAATACTGCCCTAGGACAGGCAACGAATATTTATCTGGTAAAGGATTTGATCAATAATTCGGATAATGGATACGGCGAAAGTTTCTGGAACGAATATTATACAGGTATTTCCAGAGCCAATCTAGCGATTGAAAAAATTCCGGAAATAAATATGGACGAGACCGCAAAACAGAACTATTTGGCGGAAGCCAAGTTCTTTCGGGCATATTATTATTTCGGATTGGTACGGATGTTCGGCAATATTCCCATTATAACAGATCCGATCGACCTGAATTCTGAGCAATTATATCCGGAGCAAGCGGACCCCGCAGCAGTTTACGATTTAATTATCGCTGATTTGACAGAAGCTGAAAATTCAAGCCTACCCTGGAGGGATGAAGCGGGAAGGGTATCCATGGGAGCTATAAAAACACTTTTGGCCGATGTGTATTTAACCTCGGCTGGCTATCCCCTTCAGCAAACCGAAAATTACCAGCTTGCCGCCGCTAAGGCCAAAGAGGTCATTGATTCGGGAGAGTTTCGTTTGTTCGATAGCTATGATGAACTTCACGATCCCGCTACCAAGAACACAGGAGAATACATTTTCATGACCCAATTTGCGGCCAATATCCAATCAGGGAACTGGCAACCTGCAATACTGCCCTACAACTTGGGAATTTCGGCCTATTCCGCCCAGACCGGCGGTATCTTTTCGACCAATGAGTTTGCCGACTCCTATGAGGTTGGCGATAAAAGGGCCGAAGAAAAGCAGTTTTATTTCACTAGCTATTCGTTAGAGGCGGATCGAAGCGACAGTACCAACTTGGGAGCTCCTTATATATTTAAACTTTTTGATATTCAAGCGAATGAAGAGAGTGCCCAATCGGATTTAAACTGGGGTATATATCGGTATGCCGACGTTTTATTGATGTACGCAGAAGCTTTGAACGAAGCTGAAGGTCCGACAGTAGAAGCGTACAATGCCGTTAATCTGATCAGGCAACGCGCAGAACTTAATGATTTGACGGGCCTTTCACAGGACGCTTTCAGGGAAGCGGTACGAATCGAGCAAGTGCATGAATTAAGCTTTGAAAATAAGACCTGGTACGATATGGCCAGATGGAGAAAAGCCTATGATCCGGAGACCAATGAATTGAAGGATTTCGTAGGGCACACTTTCACCTATCTGCCCAACAAAGCGCTTACGGAACGGGAACTGTTGTTTCCGATTCCGACATCTGAAATGCAGAACAATCCTAATCTGGTACAGAATATGGGGTATTAA